A section of the Thermotoga caldifontis AZM44c09 genome encodes:
- a CDS encoding M50 family metallopeptidase, which produces MAVVYFLIIFMAVVVVHELGHFAFARFFKVDVLEFAIGYGPKIYQKKFKRTTFRINVFPLGGYVRLAGEDPTEATGEAGSLYSKPAWQRLLIFLAGPVFSILAGYVLFLFIVTLWGVPAVTVAYVEPGKPAYEAGLRDGDVILKINGRRVYDNYTVSQIIRRGLPVELTVLRNDEKLNIRAVPKMFEESHFILLRDVDGEFQIGARIENVSGRSLSPAQLNSLLESYVSVETTNGTVKGLLKQYQYEPAKYALGFYFATVSNVLRKDFEPFRKGDVLFRVENVTVNNNVDLSRIYQLALAQDGGAYIETQGDLIVWASRGFGSEVTVGLLRDGQQVQLKVPTALVKNLLETPGVFESKTANLRPKDPLETIAVAVDRCNNVLITMYRSLLGMLRGTETGGIVGPVGLVAFIGETAKVGLEPVLTLVALITMSLGIFNLLPLPALDGGRIVFSLIELVSRRKVRPEVENLIHFIGFLLLVALMIFVTFSDIGRLIGR; this is translated from the coding sequence ATGGCTGTCGTGTACTTTTTGATCATATTCATGGCCGTGGTCGTCGTGCACGAACTGGGACACTTCGCGTTTGCAAGGTTCTTCAAAGTGGACGTGCTGGAATTCGCGATCGGGTACGGTCCAAAGATCTACCAGAAGAAGTTCAAGAGAACGACTTTCAGAATAAACGTGTTCCCTCTCGGTGGGTACGTCCGGCTCGCCGGCGAGGATCCCACCGAGGCGACAGGAGAAGCTGGCAGTCTCTACTCGAAGCCCGCATGGCAGAGGCTTCTGATCTTCCTCGCAGGACCTGTTTTTTCGATACTCGCAGGTTATGTACTGTTCTTATTCATCGTTACTCTGTGGGGTGTACCGGCAGTGACGGTAGCTTACGTCGAGCCCGGAAAACCCGCTTACGAAGCGGGGCTCAGGGATGGGGATGTGATACTGAAAATCAACGGCAGAAGGGTTTATGACAACTACACCGTGAGTCAGATCATAAGAAGAGGGCTTCCGGTGGAGTTAACTGTCCTCAGAAACGATGAAAAGTTGAACATAAGGGCAGTACCGAAGATGTTTGAAGAATCGCACTTCATTCTGCTGAGAGATGTGGACGGAGAATTTCAGATCGGAGCGAGAATAGAAAACGTATCGGGGAGATCTTTGAGCCCTGCGCAGCTCAACAGTCTTTTGGAAAGTTACGTATCGGTTGAAACAACGAACGGTACCGTGAAGGGTCTGCTCAAGCAGTACCAGTACGAACCGGCCAAGTACGCACTCGGTTTTTACTTTGCCACGGTGTCGAACGTTCTCAGAAAAGACTTCGAACCTTTCAGGAAAGGGGACGTGCTCTTTCGGGTCGAAAACGTCACGGTGAACAACAACGTCGATCTCTCGAGGATCTATCAGCTCGCACTGGCGCAGGATGGCGGTGCTTACATAGAAACTCAGGGTGATCTGATCGTCTGGGCCAGCCGGGGCTTTGGGAGCGAAGTGACCGTCGGTCTGCTCAGGGATGGTCAACAGGTCCAGTTGAAGGTCCCCACAGCGCTGGTCAAAAACCTTCTGGAAACGCCGGGCGTGTTCGAATCGAAAACGGCCAACCTCAGACCAAAAGATCCGCTCGAGACGATAGCCGTTGCCGTGGACAGGTGCAACAACGTTTTGATCACGATGTACAGATCGCTTCTCGGAATGCTACGTGGCACAGAAACGGGTGGAATCGTGGGACCGGTGGGACTGGTGGCGTTCATCGGCGAGACAGCGAAGGTGGGTTTAGAACCGGTGCTGACACTCGTTGCACTGATCACGATGAGCCTTGGCATATTCAACCTGTTGCCACTCCCGGCGCTGGACGGTGGAAGGATCGTGTTTTCCCTCATCGAACTGGTGAGCAGGAGGAAGGTCAGGCCAGAAGTGGAAAATCTGATACACTTCATAGGCTTTCTGTTGCTCGTAGCACTGATGATCTTCGTTACCTTCAGTGACATAGGAAGGTTGATCGGGCGATGA
- a CDS encoding 1-deoxy-D-xylulose-5-phosphate reductoisomerase, with amino-acid sequence MAERTIVIVGMTGSIGTQALEVIDKIKNFRIIAGTYHTNVESAQKLAKKYNVPKLICTAEGYEELESFLEREKPDVTLVCIPGFVSLPITLKALETSRRVLLASKEALVCGGWLVRQTKEKTSCELIPLDSEHSAVMQLYEPSIEKVLLTSSGGALRDWKLEELDRAKPSDVLKHPVWKMGKRITVDSATMVNKGFEVLEACELFQLGASQIEVLIHREGLVHAAVFLRDGTIKMHLGFPDMRVPIAYGLTYPERLYQQESWPDLRQTQLKFEQVDRNRYPAFYLAYEIEKDYAKRTAYNAADEVCVDAFLEGRIKFTDIAKIIERVIEKVEGNVRDLSDLKDVDEASRRIAEEVIEWLSCTF; translated from the coding sequence ATGGCTGAAAGAACCATCGTGATCGTGGGCATGACGGGATCGATAGGCACCCAGGCGCTCGAGGTGATCGACAAGATCAAAAATTTTCGGATAATTGCAGGAACGTACCACACGAACGTGGAATCGGCCCAAAAACTCGCGAAGAAATACAACGTTCCAAAGCTGATATGCACGGCCGAAGGTTACGAGGAACTCGAGAGCTTTCTTGAACGAGAAAAACCTGATGTGACATTGGTTTGCATCCCGGGCTTCGTGAGTCTCCCCATCACTCTGAAAGCCCTGGAAACCTCAAGGAGAGTTTTGCTGGCGAGCAAAGAAGCACTCGTGTGTGGTGGCTGGCTCGTCAGGCAGACGAAAGAAAAAACTTCCTGCGAGCTCATACCACTCGACAGCGAACACAGCGCCGTGATGCAGCTCTACGAACCTTCCATCGAGAAGGTTCTTTTGACATCATCCGGCGGCGCTCTGAGAGACTGGAAACTGGAGGAACTCGATCGTGCAAAACCGTCAGACGTGCTGAAACATCCGGTGTGGAAGATGGGTAAGAGGATAACGGTCGATTCCGCGACGATGGTCAACAAAGGTTTTGAAGTGCTCGAAGCCTGTGAACTCTTCCAGCTCGGGGCGAGTCAGATAGAGGTGCTGATCCACAGAGAGGGTCTGGTCCATGCGGCGGTGTTCCTGAGGGACGGAACGATCAAAATGCACCTCGGTTTTCCAGACATGAGAGTTCCGATCGCCTACGGATTAACATACCCAGAAAGACTTTACCAGCAGGAAAGTTGGCCAGATCTGCGGCAAACGCAGTTGAAGTTCGAGCAGGTCGATAGAAACCGATATCCTGCTTTTTATCTCGCTTACGAAATCGAGAAAGACTACGCTAAAAGGACCGCTTACAACGCGGCCGACGAGGTGTGCGTGGACGCGTTTCTCGAAGGTCGGATCAAATTCACGGACATCGCGAAGATCATCGAAAGGGTGATCGAGAAGGTAGAAGGCAACGTGAGGGATCTATCAGATCTGAAGGACGTGGATGAAGCGAGTAGAAGGATTGCAGAAGAGGTGATCGAATGGCTGTCGTGTACTTTTTGA
- a CDS encoding thiamine diphosphokinase: MKVAMFLNGDCEDLGSVDLAEYDLIIAVDGGAKRLLSAGVVPDMFVGDGDSLEESDLDKLKSLGCEVFLFPKEKDEIDTELALRKAVERGAESVDIFCWMGDRLDMLLALMYLMGSFDVQITAKSEQLIVGVVSSEAELEANVNEKWSIVPIAGDAEGVTLRGFKYEITRKNMPCDHPYGISNVAVSSKVRIAVERGKVAYFRWLKEPS, encoded by the coding sequence GTGAAAGTGGCGATGTTCTTAAACGGCGATTGTGAAGACCTTGGAAGCGTAGATCTTGCAGAGTACGATCTGATCATCGCGGTGGATGGTGGGGCGAAAAGGCTTTTGAGTGCGGGTGTGGTGCCCGACATGTTCGTCGGAGATGGAGACTCTTTGGAAGAATCAGATCTGGACAAATTGAAGAGTCTGGGGTGCGAGGTGTTTCTGTTTCCGAAGGAGAAAGACGAGATAGACACCGAACTCGCACTGAGGAAGGCCGTCGAAAGAGGGGCCGAATCCGTAGACATATTCTGCTGGATGGGAGACAGACTGGACATGCTGCTCGCACTGATGTATCTGATGGGCTCTTTCGACGTCCAGATCACAGCTAAGAGCGAGCAGTTGATCGTCGGTGTGGTTTCGAGCGAAGCCGAACTGGAGGCAAACGTGAACGAGAAATGGTCCATAGTCCCGATCGCAGGAGACGCGGAGGGTGTAACGCTGAGAGGCTTCAAATACGAGATCACTCGAAAGAACATGCCGTGCGATCATCCTTACGGGATCAGCAACGTCGCAGTCTCATCGAAGGTTAGAATAGCCGTTGAACGTGGAAAGGTGGCCTACTTCAGATGGCTGAAAGAACCATCGTGA
- a CDS encoding RNA polymerase factor sigma-54, producing MKLKLDLTRDFSSKELFFKFVELPVGQLAQFLQDFFPYISLDLEDTESESPLVERLLSGEKSLQEELMDAIALLRLDERQEPVAEYIVYNLDERGNLLVDEKEICEKFSISLEELEKLLEAIKDVGPEGLFEGSVSGFGRSATYVQPDVVIREDLSVHVKELAVSSGGSDKRQEKIFLYINELLQHRKEIMFCLGNMIVRKNVDFLLGRSVYPNKTKFVDAAEELGLHVSTVSKAVSQKYVKTPSGIFPMHTFFGRNIEVKFFLPLLYELLKENPRASDEKLRILLRERGIEVSRRTVNKYRNLLGGLSRESGDVLKRRL from the coding sequence ATGAAGCTAAAACTCGACCTCACAAGGGATTTTTCGAGCAAGGAGCTCTTTTTCAAGTTCGTCGAACTTCCGGTCGGACAGCTCGCGCAGTTCTTGCAGGACTTTTTCCCATACATCAGCCTCGATCTGGAAGATACGGAAAGTGAATCACCACTCGTCGAAAGACTACTGTCGGGAGAAAAGTCTCTTCAGGAAGAGCTCATGGACGCCATCGCGTTGCTCCGTCTCGACGAACGGCAGGAGCCGGTGGCAGAGTACATCGTCTACAACCTGGACGAGCGTGGAAATCTGCTGGTAGACGAGAAGGAAATCTGTGAGAAGTTCTCCATCAGTTTGGAAGAACTTGAGAAACTGCTTGAAGCCATCAAGGACGTTGGTCCTGAAGGATTGTTCGAAGGATCGGTTTCTGGTTTTGGAAGAAGTGCTACTTACGTGCAACCCGATGTGGTGATCCGAGAAGATCTATCGGTGCACGTCAAAGAGCTCGCGGTCTCTTCGGGTGGTAGTGATAAGAGGCAGGAGAAAATCTTTCTGTACATCAACGAACTCCTTCAACACAGAAAAGAGATCATGTTCTGCCTTGGAAACATGATCGTCAGGAAGAACGTGGATTTCCTGCTGGGTAGATCAGTTTATCCAAACAAGACGAAGTTTGTCGATGCCGCGGAAGAATTGGGATTGCACGTTTCAACCGTCTCAAAGGCCGTTTCGCAGAAGTACGTGAAAACGCCCTCTGGAATTTTTCCCATGCACACCTTTTTTGGCAGAAACATCGAGGTGAAGTTCTTTCTGCCGTTGCTGTACGAACTCTTGAAGGAAAACCCTCGTGCGAGTGATGAAAAGCTGAGAATCTTGCTTCGGGAACGTGGTATCGAGGTGAGCAGACGCACGGTGAACAAGTACAGAAACCTGCTGGGAGGACTGTCCCGTGAAAGTGGCGATGTTCTTAAACGGCGATTGTGA
- the queA gene encoding tRNA preQ1(34) S-adenosylmethionine ribosyltransferase-isomerase QueA, producing MKLSDFDYYLPEELIAQVPVEPRDSSRLMVVRRDTGSIEHRIFRDIVEYLKPGDVLVLNNSKVIPARLFGHIDEKQIEILLVQRVGEKTWKCLVRPARKFKPGVLAHLSSGIVAKCLDRCEEGMRLIEFNVDDEELLKVGEAPIPPYVKTKIPLERYQTVYAKVAGSIAAPTAGFHFTETLLEKIRSMGVQTVELTLHVGIGTFRPVKVENIEQHRMHAERYSIPPKVVEIIRQAKSQGHRIIAVGTTVVRTLESFARTNLTEGETDLFIYPPFEFKIVDALITNFHLPRSTLLMLVCAFAGHQLIMNAYQEAVKQRYRFYSFGDAMFIL from the coding sequence GTGAAGCTCTCGGATTTCGATTACTATCTGCCGGAAGAGTTGATCGCTCAGGTTCCCGTAGAACCGAGGGACAGTTCGAGACTGATGGTAGTTCGTAGAGACACCGGGTCGATAGAGCACCGGATCTTCCGCGACATCGTGGAGTATTTGAAGCCGGGCGACGTGCTGGTGCTGAACAACAGCAAGGTGATCCCGGCAAGGTTGTTCGGTCACATCGACGAAAAACAGATCGAGATTCTGCTGGTTCAAAGAGTCGGCGAAAAAACCTGGAAGTGCCTGGTGAGACCGGCCAGGAAGTTCAAACCAGGCGTGCTCGCACATTTGAGCAGCGGTATCGTGGCGAAATGTCTGGACAGATGTGAAGAAGGCATGCGGTTGATCGAGTTCAACGTGGACGACGAAGAGCTGCTGAAGGTCGGCGAAGCACCGATTCCACCGTACGTTAAGACGAAGATACCACTCGAAAGGTACCAGACCGTTTACGCGAAGGTGGCAGGTTCGATAGCGGCTCCCACTGCCGGTTTTCACTTCACGGAAACTTTGCTCGAAAAGATCCGCTCGATGGGCGTGCAAACGGTCGAGTTGACACTGCACGTGGGTATTGGGACCTTCAGACCGGTGAAGGTTGAGAACATAGAACAGCACAGGATGCACGCCGAAAGGTATTCGATACCTCCTAAGGTTGTTGAAATCATAAGACAGGCCAAATCGCAGGGACACAGAATCATCGCGGTGGGCACGACCGTGGTACGAACACTCGAAAGTTTTGCGAGGACCAACCTGACCGAAGGCGAGACCGACCTGTTCATCTATCCGCCGTTCGAATTCAAGATCGTGGACGCACTCATCACGAACTTTCATTTGCCACGTTCAACTCTGTTGATGCTGGTCTGTGCCTTCGCAGGACATCAGCTCATCATGAACGCGTACCAGGAAGCGGTGAAACAACGTTACAGGTTCTATTCTTTCGGCGACGCCATGTTCATACTGTGA
- a CDS encoding DUF5693 family protein yields MKKLSALKRAAELIFVISALLCLAIFVPSRLVSDRKDMAYTVGVSIDEDRILLPSGQIVYVIDPGEPIENYMLYVTFRGDFSAYDPKIYAEQADLHKVWIGMLEFNESTEFVRRVVSLREQPEKFFRIHTIRQEEVEKMQLTDSMIYYRLRRAILERSIDMIWIQPLEGIDVKKILGRIEREFGKPKDVPSPNSGAFQFRWLAFLCLVLLVFSRKPLLGIVSAPLWFWNQSLAVSIVSILATILLYSHEKKKFLPLLYLLLGLLTNAALCDFWHANDLSLYRGVKLSLSLLPAFVLLKNVIKEWRWLKKYWPFGLVLLILAGFYYISRSGNTAFVAYFERQLRDVLEGLLWVRPRFKEIVGYPAFAFWLVFPEFKWSFVFEILASIALVSTFNTFCHIKTPLMVSLYRSIFSIAVGYVALFVIQKVRKRAIRRV; encoded by the coding sequence ATGAAAAAACTCTCCGCATTGAAAAGGGCCGCTGAGCTGATCTTTGTCATCTCAGCTTTACTGTGTCTCGCCATCTTCGTACCGAGTCGGCTCGTGAGCGACAGAAAAGATATGGCCTACACCGTCGGCGTTTCGATCGATGAAGATAGGATACTGCTTCCATCTGGTCAGATCGTGTACGTGATAGATCCGGGTGAACCCATAGAAAACTACATGCTGTACGTCACGTTCAGAGGAGATTTCAGCGCGTACGATCCGAAAATTTACGCGGAACAGGCCGATCTTCACAAGGTCTGGATCGGCATGCTCGAGTTCAACGAAAGTACCGAATTCGTGAGAAGAGTGGTTTCGTTGAGAGAGCAACCCGAAAAGTTCTTCAGGATACACACGATTCGGCAGGAAGAAGTCGAAAAGATGCAACTGACCGATTCGATGATCTATTACAGGCTCAGAAGGGCTATCCTGGAGCGCAGCATCGACATGATCTGGATCCAGCCACTTGAAGGAATCGATGTGAAAAAAATTCTTGGAAGGATAGAACGTGAGTTTGGAAAGCCCAAAGACGTTCCCTCACCGAACAGCGGAGCTTTTCAGTTTCGCTGGTTGGCCTTCCTGTGTTTAGTCCTTCTGGTGTTCTCCCGAAAACCCTTGCTTGGAATCGTATCGGCACCGCTCTGGTTCTGGAACCAATCTTTGGCCGTGTCGATCGTGTCGATACTCGCGACGATCCTTCTGTACTCTCACGAAAAGAAGAAGTTCTTACCCCTGCTTTACCTGCTACTCGGGCTACTCACGAACGCTGCACTTTGTGATTTCTGGCACGCGAACGATCTGAGCCTGTACAGGGGTGTGAAGCTCTCTCTTTCGCTGTTGCCGGCTTTCGTGCTCTTGAAGAACGTCATCAAAGAATGGAGATGGCTGAAGAAGTATTGGCCGTTTGGGCTGGTTCTGCTGATACTTGCAGGATTTTACTACATTTCCCGCTCCGGTAACACCGCTTTCGTTGCTTACTTTGAAAGACAGCTCCGCGATGTGCTGGAAGGCCTGCTCTGGGTGAGACCGAGGTTCAAGGAGATCGTGGGTTATCCCGCCTTCGCCTTCTGGCTGGTTTTCCCAGAATTCAAATGGTCCTTCGTCTTCGAAATTCTTGCGAGCATCGCGCTCGTCTCGACCTTCAACACGTTCTGTCACATAAAAACTCCTCTGATGGTTTCTCTGTACAGGTCCATCTTCTCGATCGCGGTGGGTTACGTTGCTCTGTTCGTGATTCAAAAGGTGAGGAAACGTGCGATTCGACGTGTATGA
- a CDS encoding RluA family pseudouridine synthase — protein MQLFVDKESAYTRLDKFLRKQLKNVPLSEIYKLLRTGKVSVNERTVKDPAYELEPGDTVEVDEDLSKYSRQVTVVKPVPLKLDIIYEDEDVLALNKKAGIALHPGDRTVGTTLIHGLMFYGKQKGFTPHLVHRLDRDTSGVLVVAKNSRTARILSHMFRERLVDKEYLALVAGQLRGHGKIDLPIDGLEAVTEYIVLENFDRATLVRVILHTGRTHQIRKHFAALGNPVVGDTVYGDRTANRYFRDNFGLRRQFLHCLRISFMHPAKPERLNLKAPLPEELEEVLERLRA, from the coding sequence TTGCAGCTTTTCGTTGACAAAGAAAGCGCCTACACCAGGCTCGACAAATTCCTCAGAAAACAGTTGAAGAACGTCCCGTTGTCCGAAATATACAAGCTTCTCAGAACGGGAAAGGTGAGCGTGAACGAAAGAACCGTTAAAGATCCCGCCTACGAACTCGAACCTGGTGACACGGTCGAAGTGGACGAAGATCTGTCCAAATATTCCCGCCAGGTCACGGTGGTTAAACCTGTGCCCCTCAAGCTGGACATCATATACGAAGATGAAGACGTGCTCGCTCTGAACAAAAAAGCCGGTATCGCGCTGCATCCTGGAGACAGAACCGTCGGCACCACGCTCATTCACGGTCTCATGTTCTACGGCAAACAGAAAGGTTTCACACCCCATCTGGTGCACCGTCTGGACAGGGACACTTCCGGAGTCCTCGTGGTCGCTAAGAATTCCAGGACGGCGAGGATACTCAGTCACATGTTCAGAGAAAGGCTCGTCGATAAAGAATATCTCGCCCTCGTGGCGGGACAGCTCCGCGGGCATGGAAAGATCGATCTTCCCATCGATGGGCTCGAAGCCGTCACCGAATACATCGTCCTGGAGAACTTCGATCGGGCCACCCTCGTTCGTGTGATCCTCCACACGGGAAGAACGCACCAGATCAGGAAACACTTCGCGGCGCTGGGAAATCCCGTTGTCGGGGATACAGTTTATGGAGATAGAACTGCCAATCGCTATTTCCGCGATAACTTCGGATTGAGAAGACAGTTTTTGCACTGCCTCAGAATAAGTTTCATGCATCCAGCCAAGCCGGAAAGGTTGAATCTGAAGGCTCCCCTACCTGAAGAGCTCGAAGAAGTGCTCGAAAGGTTGAGAGCATGA
- the smpB gene encoding SsrA-binding protein SmpB, with protein sequence MELIAVNKKARDYEILETFEAGIELKGTEVKSLRERNVSFKDSFCRIKDGEVYLLNLHISPYRHASHFNHDPERPRKLLLHKREIKRLAGKLSTGGFTLIPTKLYFNDKGIAKVEIALAKGKKKYDKREEIKEREIQRKIKEYMKYRGR encoded by the coding sequence GTGGAACTGATAGCCGTGAACAAGAAGGCGAGAGATTATGAAATTCTTGAGACCTTCGAAGCGGGTATAGAACTGAAAGGTACGGAAGTGAAATCTTTGAGGGAGAGGAACGTTTCCTTCAAAGATTCTTTTTGCCGCATCAAGGATGGGGAAGTCTATTTGTTGAACCTGCACATCAGCCCGTACAGGCACGCGAGCCACTTCAACCACGACCCTGAAAGGCCAAGGAAGCTGTTGCTTCACAAGCGCGAAATAAAAAGGCTCGCCGGAAAACTGAGCACGGGTGGTTTCACGCTGATACCCACGAAACTCTACTTCAACGACAAGGGTATCGCGAAGGTCGAGATAGCGCTCGCAAAAGGTAAGAAGAAATATGACAAGCGTGAAGAAATAAAGGAAAGAGAGATCCAGAGGAAAATAAAGGAATACATGAAATACAGGGGGCGATAA
- a CDS encoding YraN family protein yields MNWKEAEENAARYLKKKGYRIIDRNYRTRFGEIDIIARYGEYLVFVEVKSGKSEYFPRTRVDLEKVKKMELAINEYLMKCRTSFKALRIDVIEVTEKGIEHIEGVQL; encoded by the coding sequence TTGAACTGGAAGGAAGCTGAGGAGAACGCCGCGAGGTATTTGAAGAAGAAAGGCTACAGAATCATCGATCGAAACTACAGGACACGTTTTGGAGAGATAGACATAATAGCGAGGTACGGTGAGTACCTCGTTTTTGTTGAAGTTAAGAGCGGTAAGAGCGAGTATTTTCCTCGAACGCGTGTCGATTTAGAGAAAGTCAAAAAGATGGAACTGGCGATCAACGAATACTTGATGAAGTGCAGGACCAGCTTCAAAGCGCTGCGTATCGACGTGATCGAAGTGACCGAGAAGGGTATCGAGCACATCGAAGGAGTGCAGCTGTGA
- the gatC gene encoding Asp-tRNA(Asn)/Glu-tRNA(Gln) amidotransferase subunit GatC — protein sequence MIKIDEDLIRHLENLARLQLTEEQRRSIEKDMKEILAYMELLNEVDVSQVEPMYTPIESNAELRADEVKLFEDVEAIRSNFPKRRDGHIVVPGIHA from the coding sequence TTGATCAAGATAGACGAGGATCTGATACGACACCTTGAAAACCTTGCGAGGCTGCAGCTGACTGAAGAACAGCGCAGATCGATCGAGAAAGATATGAAAGAAATACTCGCCTACATGGAGCTGCTGAACGAGGTGGATGTGAGTCAGGTCGAGCCCATGTACACGCCGATCGAATCGAACGCAGAGCTCAGGGCGGACGAAGTCAAACTTTTCGAGGACGTTGAGGCGATAAGATCGAACTTTCCAAAAAGGAGAGACGGGCACATCGTCGTGCCTGGAATACACGCTTGA
- the csrA gene encoding carbon storage regulator CsrA — protein sequence MLVFSRKAGESFIIGDEIEVVVLKIEGSEVKIGISAPKHVKIYRTEIYKRIVEENLKASGASVDSLKGVRLIDQDRRGSDTTP from the coding sequence GTGCTCGTCTTCTCCAGAAAAGCTGGTGAGAGTTTCATCATCGGTGACGAGATCGAGGTGGTGGTACTCAAGATAGAAGGCTCTGAGGTCAAAATAGGTATCTCCGCACCGAAGCATGTTAAAATATACAGGACGGAGATATACAAAAGGATCGTGGAGGAGAATTTGAAGGCTTCGGGTGCCAGCGTCGACTCGCTGAAGGGGGTAAGGCTGATTGATCAAGATAGACGAGGATCTGATACGACACCTTGA
- the fliW gene encoding flagellar assembly protein FliW, with protein sequence MLCETKVGEVEVSESKILLFEKGIPGFEHLRKFTIVELPETKPFRWLVSLEDANVALPIVSPWLVRVDYSFELSEADRMELKIEDPDEIEVWVVVTIPAGAPQEATVNLFAPIVINRKLNLGKQVLLEGSEYKLKHRIDEEISRSNEILKRTQKE encoded by the coding sequence ATGTTGTGCGAAACGAAGGTCGGAGAAGTGGAAGTGAGTGAATCGAAGATATTGCTGTTCGAAAAAGGCATACCCGGTTTCGAACATCTGCGCAAGTTCACCATAGTCGAGTTGCCAGAAACGAAGCCTTTCCGCTGGCTCGTTTCGCTCGAAGATGCCAACGTGGCGTTACCAATCGTGAGTCCGTGGCTCGTCAGGGTGGATTATTCTTTCGAGCTGAGCGAGGCCGACAGGATGGAATTGAAGATCGAAGATCCTGATGAGATAGAAGTGTGGGTCGTGGTGACGATACCTGCCGGTGCTCCTCAGGAAGCGACGGTGAACCTCTTCGCACCGATCGTGATAAACAGGAAGCTGAACCTCGGCAAGCAGGTACTCCTCGAGGGAAGCGAGTACAAACTGAAACACAGAATCGATGAAGAAATCAGCAGGAGCAACGAGATTTTGAAGAGAACACAGAAGGAGTGA
- the flgL gene encoding flagellar hook-associated protein FlgL: MRVTDRMTSDRVLYNIQRTIGEIAKLHDQISSGTKVRYPSDDAVLATRSSNLDSRLRELQQYERNVNYVQSVVKGYDTAIQQVSELYQRLRELLVQAANGTLTADQRNAIAREVEQIKQQLIQIANTQVGSDYIFAGLAGSEPPVSEDGKITVKPEALKGRTTVVLGYPLEYGISVKDLFVTEGNQSVFELIEMSIKALERNDQRFISEVALAGVNYLEKSVSENLAKVGAVQRVVEAAANRITDLNSFMTEHISKERDVDISEAVTKLSMKQAVLNAALKSAANLLRSTLVDYIS, translated from the coding sequence ATGAGAGTGACGGACAGGATGACCAGCGACAGGGTTCTGTACAACATTCAGAGGACGATCGGAGAAATCGCGAAGTTGCACGATCAGATCTCTTCCGGGACGAAGGTGAGGTATCCCAGCGACGATGCCGTGCTGGCCACCAGATCTTCGAACTTGGACAGCAGGTTGCGGGAGCTTCAACAGTACGAACGCAACGTCAACTACGTGCAGAGCGTGGTGAAAGGTTACGATACAGCGATCCAGCAGGTCAGCGAGCTTTACCAGAGATTGAGGGAACTCCTCGTTCAGGCCGCGAACGGAACGCTCACAGCTGATCAAAGAAACGCCATCGCCCGAGAGGTGGAACAGATCAAACAGCAGCTGATCCAGATTGCAAACACGCAGGTTGGTTCAGACTACATCTTCGCAGGTCTCGCCGGCAGTGAACCTCCGGTGAGCGAAGATGGGAAGATAACGGTGAAACCGGAGGCTCTGAAGGGCAGAACCACGGTGGTACTCGGTTATCCTCTGGAATACGGCATCAGTGTCAAGGATCTGTTCGTCACGGAGGGCAACCAGAGCGTCTTCGAATTGATAGAGATGTCCATCAAAGCGCTCGAGAGAAACGATCAGAGGTTCATCAGCGAGGTGGCACTCGCAGGTGTGAACTATCTTGAAAAGTCCGTATCGGAGAACCTCGCGAAGGTCGGAGCCGTACAGAGGGTCGTTGAAGCCGCCGCTAACAGGATCACGGATTTGAACAGTTTCATGACGGAACACATCTCAAAAGAGCGGGACGTGGACATCAGTGAAGCGGTGACAAAACTTTCGATGAAACAGGCGGTGCTGAACGCGGCGTTGAAATCGGCCGCGAATCTTCTAAGGAGCACGCTCGTTGACTACATCTCTTAG